One window of Quercus robur chromosome 12, dhQueRobu3.1, whole genome shotgun sequence genomic DNA carries:
- the LOC126708311 gene encoding uncharacterized protein LOC126708311: MHLQGAPNEIMCRAFPTTLKGPARVWFSKITLNSVSTFKELSGLFIKHFIGGQRCKRSSTSLLNIKQRDDESLRLYVTQFNKEALLIDDANDKVLVTAFTNGLQSGKFLFSIYKNDLKTMADMLYRALKYMNAKDAVSARKGRFEEAGKT, from the coding sequence ATGCACTTGCAAGGGGCCCCAAATGAGATCATGTGCAGAGCCTTCCCCACCACACTCAAAGGGCCAGCTCGAGTGTGGTTCAGCAAGATAACCCTTAATTCTGTCTCAACTTTCAAGGAATTAAGTGGGCTCTTCATCAAACATTTCATTGGGGGTCAGCGATGCAAGAGGTCCTCAACAAGCCTCCTGAACATCAAACAGCGGGACGATGAGAGCTTGAGGTTGTATGTTACTCAGTTCAATAAGGAGGCACTACTGATCGACGATGCCAACGATAAAGTCTTGGTCACAGCCTTTACCAATGGACTCCAATCCGGAAAGTTCTTATTCTCTATTTATAAGAATGATTTGAAGACCATGGCTGACATGCTATACCGAGCCTTGAAGTATATGAACGCTAAGGATGCCGTGAGCGCTAGAAAAGGGCGGTTCGAAGAAGCGGGAAAAACATGA